Proteins from a genomic interval of Paenibacillus sp. FSL H8-0048:
- the ylxM gene encoding YlxM family DNA-binding protein, whose amino-acid sequence MSQENRLEKTNRINLLFAFYERLLTDKQQTFLKYYFHDDFSLGEIAAEFEISRQAVYEHIKRAEQVLENYEEKLGLLSKHEDRNKYLEEMRRLQDTAMLPEQYKQQFMELMDRLQKLE is encoded by the coding sequence ATGAGTCAGGAGAATAGGCTCGAGAAAACCAACCGGATCAACCTGTTATTCGCTTTCTATGAACGGCTGCTTACTGACAAGCAACAGACGTTTCTCAAATATTATTTCCATGATGATTTCTCCCTGGGGGAGATCGCAGCGGAATTTGAAATTAGCCGCCAGGCTGTGTATGAGCATATCAAGCGGGCGGAGCAAGTGCTTGAGAATTATGAAGAGAAGCTTGGACTCCTGTCCAAGCATGAAGACCGTAACAAATACTTAGAAGAAATGCGCAGACTGCAGGATACGGCAATGCTGCCTGAGCAATATAAACAGCAGTTCATGGAACTCATGGACCGGCTGCAGAAGTTAGAGTAG
- the rpsP gene encoding 30S ribosomal protein S16, whose protein sequence is MAVRIRLKRMGAHKAPFYRVVVSDSRSPRDGRFIEEIGYYNPIEVPAVVKIDEEKALKWLQTGAQASDTVRNLLSKAGVMKKFHESKLQK, encoded by the coding sequence GTGGCAGTACGTATTCGTTTGAAAAGAATGGGAGCACATAAAGCGCCTTTCTACCGTGTAGTGGTTTCCGATTCCCGGTCTCCTCGTGACGGCCGTTTTATCGAGGAAATCGGTTATTATAATCCGATCGAAGTACCGGCAGTCGTTAAGATTGACGAAGAGAAGGCTCTTAAATGGCTTCAGACAGGTGCACAAGCATCTGATACCGTCCGCAACCTGCTTTCCAAAGCTGGCGTGATGAAGAAGTTCCATGAGTCAAAGCTTCAGAAATAA
- the ffh gene encoding signal recognition particle protein: MAFEGLTGRLQNVFSKLRGKGKVSEDDVNEAMREVRLALLEADVNFKVVKDFVSKVKEKSVGTEVMDSFTPGMVIIDIVNKELTELMGGSQAKLAKSNKPPTVIMMTGLQGAGKTTTSGKLAKLLQKGNHRPLLVAADIYRPAAIKQLQVVGEQIKVPVFSLGDQTSPVEIARQGVQHAKDNNLDYVLIDTAGRLHIDEELMEELKQIHNVVTPDEVLLVVDAMTGQDAVNVADSFNKQLELTGVVLTKLDGDTRGGAALSVKAVTGCPIKFAALGEKIDALEPFHPERMASRILGMGDMLSLIEKAQANIDTEKAKEMERKMRNAEFTFDDFLEQMDQVKKLGPIDQILDMLPGMNKAKGMKDLKVDDKQMGRVEAIVHSMTKAEKAQPEIINHNRRKRIAAGSGTNVAEVNRLIKQFDEMRKMMKQFSGMMGGGGGKGGKKNAMKQLKGLAGKGGMKFPFR, from the coding sequence ATGGCATTTGAAGGATTAACCGGAAGATTGCAGAATGTGTTCAGCAAACTGCGCGGCAAAGGGAAAGTATCCGAAGATGACGTAAACGAAGCGATGCGTGAAGTGCGGCTGGCCCTTCTGGAAGCCGATGTTAACTTCAAGGTCGTCAAGGACTTCGTGTCCAAGGTGAAAGAGAAGTCTGTTGGCACGGAAGTGATGGACAGCTTCACGCCAGGCATGGTCATCATCGATATTGTTAACAAGGAACTGACCGAGCTGATGGGTGGAAGCCAGGCGAAGCTGGCTAAGTCGAACAAGCCGCCGACAGTCATTATGATGACGGGTCTGCAGGGCGCAGGGAAGACGACCACTTCCGGTAAGCTGGCGAAGCTGCTGCAGAAGGGCAATCACCGCCCGCTGCTCGTAGCTGCCGATATCTACCGTCCGGCTGCGATTAAGCAGCTGCAGGTGGTCGGAGAACAGATTAAGGTTCCTGTCTTCTCGCTGGGTGATCAGACCAGTCCGGTAGAGATTGCCAGACAAGGTGTTCAGCATGCGAAGGATAATAACCTGGATTATGTCCTGATCGATACGGCAGGCCGCCTGCATATTGATGAAGAGCTGATGGAAGAGCTGAAGCAGATTCATAACGTTGTAACTCCGGATGAAGTGCTTCTGGTAGTCGATGCTATGACCGGTCAGGATGCTGTGAATGTGGCGGACAGCTTCAACAAGCAGCTGGAGCTTACCGGCGTAGTGCTTACGAAGCTTGACGGCGACACCCGTGGTGGTGCTGCGTTATCCGTCAAGGCGGTCACCGGCTGTCCGATCAAATTCGCCGCTCTGGGCGAGAAGATCGATGCGCTGGAGCCGTTCCATCCGGAGCGGATGGCTTCGCGGATTCTCGGCATGGGCGACATGCTGTCGCTGATTGAGAAGGCTCAGGCCAACATCGATACCGAGAAGGCCAAGGAAATGGAACGTAAGATGCGTAATGCAGAGTTCACGTTCGATGATTTCCTGGAGCAGATGGATCAGGTGAAGAAGCTTGGCCCGATCGATCAGATTCTTGATATGCTGCCTGGCATGAACAAGGCCAAGGGCATGAAGGACCTGAAGGTGGACGATAAGCAGATGGGCCGCGTTGAAGCCATTGTTCATTCCATGACCAAGGCCGAGAAAGCCCAGCCTGAGATTATCAACCATAACCGCCGCAAGCGTATTGCAGCAGGCAGCGGTACCAACGTCGCTGAAGTGAACCGGCTCATCAAGCAATTCGATGAAATGCGCAAGATGATGAAGCAGTTCTCCGGCATGATGGGCGGCGGAGGCGGCAAGGGCGGTAAGAAGAACGCCATGAAGCAGCTCAAGGGCCTTGCCGGCAAAGGCGGCATGAAGTTCCCGTTCCGTTGA
- a CDS encoding KH domain-containing protein, protein MEELVGVIAKALVDHPEDVAVRTVEKDHLIVYELSVHPDDVGKVIGKQGRIAKALRTVVTSAAVKSDKRVTVDILS, encoded by the coding sequence ATGGAAGAATTAGTTGGTGTTATTGCTAAGGCTTTAGTGGATCATCCGGAGGATGTGGCCGTACGGACCGTGGAGAAGGATCACTTGATAGTCTATGAGTTGTCCGTGCATCCTGATGATGTCGGCAAGGTTATCGGCAAGCAGGGGCGGATCGCCAAAGCGCTTCGTACCGTAGTCACATCTGCAGCAGTCAAAAGTGATAAACGCGTTACCGTGGATATTTTATCTTAA